One Drosophila subobscura isolate 14011-0131.10 chromosome U, UCBerk_Dsub_1.0, whole genome shotgun sequence DNA window includes the following coding sequences:
- the LOC117901757 gene encoding mucin-5AC: MSHTPLIALLLLLLLAAAQAAPAQDSPADAEATVTTVPPANEEEESSSLSPVESGTFTIDFVTDLILTTDARGEIFSEATESPFGTTEEPLPESVVLQLEAERAQTAQPETTEVSEITTERPWIAETKKSISDTTLGTTTTEPTKGKNLNSFFQGKPGTTGTANLVEENLVLNSEEEQFEAKMGATMLPLIIEDEVQLVATPRILPAVEESRTEAGLLGLATTEAIANEQTTLETLQEEKETSTVEATQQTTEISSTPLSTFSQAQLETTTETIETTTNAPITTTSAEPVLLTTKRAIVLEAQPETTAANVMETSSSLPITTLASETETETEIPTTHVPRMSSAETTTPAPETTIPPTQVPSAAPITTSSPITTSSPITTSSPIPTSSPITTSTPESTTTFATSTTVIPETPTTTTNVVVSSTPAPRPIQTRAPRVERIFNSDGVEVLYGYSSVVRTNRS, encoded by the exons ATGTCGCACACGCCGCTgattgctctgctgctgctgctgctgctagcaGCCGCGCAGGCAGCGCCCGCCCAAGATTCACCAGCTGATGCAGAAGCAACTGTAACTACTGTTCCTCCAGCCAACGAAGAGGAGGAGTCGTCCTCGCTATCACCCGTAGAGTCGGGCACATTTACGATTGATTTCGTCACCGACCTCATACTAACCACCGATGCGCGGGGAGAGATATTCTCGGAGGCCACGGAGAGTCCGTTTGGAACTACGGAGGAGCCCTTGCCCGAGTCGGTTGTCCTGCAATTGGAGGCAGAGCGAGCCCAGACCGCTCAGCCAGAGACCACCGAAGTTAGTGAGATAACAACGGAAAGGCCATGGATCGCAGAAACCAAGAAATCCATAAGTGACACAACTTTAGGGACAACAACCACAGAACCGACCAAGGGCAAGAACTTGAACAGCTTCTTCCAAGGCAAGCCTGGAACCACTGGAACCGCCAATTTGGTGGAAGAGAATTTAGTGCTCAATAGCGAAGAAGAACAATTTGAAGCTAAAATGGGAGCCACAATGTTGCCACTCATAATTGAAGACGAAGTCCAGTTGGTGGCGACGCCCAGAATACTTCCAGCAGTGGAAGAATCCCGCACTGAGGCTGGCCTCCTTGGGTTGGCCACCACCGAAGCAATCGCAAACGAGCAAACCACACTGGAAACATTGCAGGAAGAGAAGGAAACCAGCACAGTGGAAGCGACACAGCAAACAACAG AGATTAGTTCCACGCCGCTTTCTACATTCAGCCAAGCCCAGCTGGAGACTACCACTGAGACTATCGAGACCACAACGAATGCTCCAATAACTACCACAAGCGCTGAACCTGTACTCCTTACCACCAAACGGGCAATAGTTCTAGAAGCTCAGCCAGAGACCACAGCCGCAAATGTCATggagaccagcagcagcctgccgATCACCACTCTTGcttcagagacagagacggagacagagatcCCGACAACACACGTTCCGAGAATGAGCAGCGCAGAAACAACTACGCCAGCTCCAGAAACCACCATCCCCCCCACGCAAGTGCCGAGCGCCGCTCCCATCACGACGAGCTCTCCCATCACCACGAGCTCTCCCATCACGACGAGCTCTCCCATCCCGACGAGCTCTCCCATCACGACGAGCACGCCAGAGAGTACAACAACATTCGCCACAAGCACAACCGTTATCCCAGAGAcaccaaccaccaccaccaatgttgttgtttcctcAACTCCCGCGCCGCGTCCCATACAGACGCGCGCGCCTCGTGTCGAGCGCATCTTCAATTCCGACGGCGTGGAGGTGCTTTACGGTTACTCTTCGGTGGTGCGTACGAATCGATCTTGA
- the LOC117901758 gene encoding putative glycine-rich cell wall structural protein 1 produces the protein MKFFALFAFLLLAFVAVQATPRGGGPAGGAGGAGGASGGASATANANAQALSSGNGPASATANANAAATSQGGAAGGGGNKRG, from the coding sequence ATGAAGTTCTTTGCTCTGTTCGCATTCCTGCTCCTCGCTTTTGTCGCCGTCCAGGCCACACCTCGCGGTGGTGGACCAGccggtggtgctggtggtgctggtggtgctagTGGCGGTGCCTCGgccactgccaatgccaacGCTCAGGCTCTGAGCTCGGGAAATGGACCcgcctctgccacagccaatgccaatgctgctgccacttcccaGGGCGGTgccgctggcggtggcggtaaCAAACGCGGTTAA
- the LOC117901759 gene encoding putative glycine-rich cell wall structural protein 1, giving the protein MKFFALCAFLLLALVAVQAAPGHGGGFGQGGLGRGGVGGNSAIANANANADARGSGYGQSSAIATANANAGSGGGGRGGHY; this is encoded by the exons ATGAAGTTCTTTGCTCTGTGCGCTTTCCTGCTCCTCGCTCTTGTCGCCGTTCAGGCAGCACCTGGACATGGT ggcggctttgGACAAGGTGGACTTGGACGTGGAGGCGTTGGTGGTAACAGTGCCAtcgccaatgccaatgcaaatgCTGACGCTCGTGGCTCAGGATATGGACAGTCTTCTGCCATCGCTACTGCGAATGCCAACGCTGGTTCCGGAGGTGGTGGACGCGGTGGCCACTATTGA
- the LOC117901287 gene encoding ctenidin-1-like, translating to MKVFVALAIILSVASAAPQFGGADANANANAAAQGQGGNGGGFGGNGGGHGGGHHHGGRPGAQGGFGGNNQFGAGGFGGPNQGGNGGFGGPNRGGNGGFGGPGGGFGGGNAEANANANANAAGNGFGGGNR from the exons ATGAAGGTCTTCGTCGCTCTCGCCATTATTCTCTCCGTGGCATCGGCTGCCCCACAGTTCGGTGGTGCCGACGCCAACGCCAATGCCAACGCTGCGGCTCAAGGTCAGggcggcaacggcggcggATTCGGAGGCAATGGCGGAGGACATGGCGGAGGACACCACCACGGCGGACGTCCTGGTGCTCAAGGCGGATTCGGCGGTAACAACCAATTCGGAGCTGGAGGCTTCGGCGGTCCCAACCAGGGTGGAAACGGAGGCTTCGGCGGTCCCAACCGAGGTGGAAACGGAGGATTCGGTGGTCCAGGTGGTGGCTTCGGCGGCGGCAATGCCGAAGCTAATGCCAATGCTAACGCAAATGCCGCTGGAAATGGATTTGGAGGAGGCA ATCGCTga
- the LOC117900446 gene encoding glycine-rich protein DOT1-like, protein MKLFIALSVLVAVASALPQFGGGNANANANANAQAQGFGGGGFGGRPGGGFGGGPGFGGGGFGGRPGGGFGGGPGFGGGHGGGFGGGPGFGGGPAFGGGGRPGFGGGGGGFGGRPGGGFGGGGGGGSSSASASSSASAAGGGGRGGGGAASASSSASAAAGGRGRG, encoded by the coding sequence ATGAAACTGTTTATCGCGCTCTCCGTTTTGGTGGCCGTGGCCTCGGCCCTGCCGCAGTTTGGCGgcggcaatgccaatgccaatgccaacgcTAACGCCCAGGCCCAAGGATTTGGAGGCGGCGGTTTCGGCGGACGTCCTGGAGGCGGCTTCGGAGGCGGCCCCGGCTTTGGAGGCGGCGGTTTCGGCGGTCGTCCTGGCGGCGGCTTTGGAGGCGGCCCCGGCTTTGGAGGCGGCCACGGTGGTGGTTTCGGAGGCGGTCCCGGATTCGGAGGTGGCCCTGCATTCGGCGGTGGCGGACGTCCTGGTttcggtggcggcggcggcggcttcgGCGGACGTCCCGGCGGTGGCttcggaggcggcggcggcggcggcagtagTTCAGCATCCGCATCATCCTCGGCTTCTGCTGCCGGTGGTGGTGGtcgtggcggcggcggcgcagCATCCGCATCTTCCTCTGCCtccgcagcagctggcggacGCGGTCGCGGTTAA
- the LOC117900447 gene encoding glycine-rich cell wall structural protein 1.0-like gives MKILIVLAVLVTIASALPQFGGFGGPGFGGPGFGGGGFGGGGYGRPGFGGPGGFGGGPGYGGFGGGPGYGGFGGGPGFGGGPGYGGGGFGGGGRRRHGGHGGGGGGGGGAASASASSSASAAGGGGAASSSASSSASASGGGGGFYG, from the coding sequence ATGAAGATCCTCATTGTGTTGGCAGTTCTGGTGACCATTGCCTCGGCCCTTCCTCAGTTCGGAGGCTTCGGAGGCCCAGGCTTCGGTGGACCCGGCTTCGGAGGCGGCGgcttcggcggcggcggctatgGCAGACCAGGCTTCGGTGGACCCGGTGGATTTGGTGGCGGTCCCGGCTACGGCGGATTCGGTGGCGGTCCCGGCTATGGCGGTTTTGGTGGCGGTCCTGGATTCGGAGGCGGACCCGGCtatggcggcggtggctttgGAGGCGGCGGTCGACGACGTCATGGCGGCcatggtggcggcggcggtggtggcggcggtgccgCTTCTGCTTCGGCTTCTTCCAGTGCTTCGGCGGCTGGTGGCGGCGGAGCTGCTTCATCATCAGCCTCCTCATCCGCCTCAGCCTCGGGCGGTGGAGGTGGCTTCTACGGATAG